Proteins co-encoded in one Luteolibacter sp. Y139 genomic window:
- a CDS encoding L,D-transpeptidase, whose translation MATGPDGKPIEGQGKSTNPFPPGTYDHFKAEPDYPKTMKVWKNEDVLAKTNESNSHIVISLPIQRGFLMNGDEVAMDYPVSSGVPSRPTPPGDYKILEKLVDKSSNSYGRVYDAAGDQVDGETPKDVPEGGKFVGAPMNYWMRLTWDGVGHHIGPIPRSRRAASHACVRGPSAVMPIVYGKVKLGTDVSVKE comes from the coding sequence GTGGCCACCGGTCCCGATGGCAAGCCGATCGAGGGCCAAGGCAAGTCGACCAATCCTTTCCCGCCGGGCACCTACGATCACTTCAAGGCCGAGCCGGACTACCCGAAGACGATGAAGGTCTGGAAGAACGAGGACGTGCTCGCCAAGACCAACGAAAGCAACTCGCACATCGTCATCTCGCTGCCGATCCAGCGCGGCTTCCTGATGAACGGCGACGAGGTGGCGATGGACTATCCGGTTTCCAGCGGCGTGCCTTCTCGTCCGACGCCTCCGGGCGACTACAAGATCCTCGAAAAGCTCGTCGACAAGTCCTCGAACTCCTACGGCCGGGTCTATGACGCGGCGGGCGATCAGGTGGACGGCGAAACCCCGAAGGACGTGCCGGAAGGCGGCAAGTTCGTCGGCGCGCCGATGAACTACTGGATGCGCCTGACTTGGGACGGCGTCGGCCACCACATCGGTCCGATCCCGCGCTCGCGTCGCGCGGCGTCCCATGCCTGCGTTCGCGGCCCCAGCGCCGTGATGCCGATCGTCTATGGCAAGGTGAAGCTCGGCACCGATGTGTCGGTGAAGGAGTGA
- a CDS encoding tetratricopeptide repeat protein, which yields MKSALPIWLVVMSPLAASPQLDFALGILAEQRGDGKAAAEAIEKARAADPAAYPLVTRVAEQHRANGDIEGASTLYREFAAGQPQRLDAQFAYADFLREASPDDDFAGKMARETLEKALARFPGQLSIQRRLFRIYESLDQRDRSTAIFESIASSQPGPSEVLAAVDMARTLFPKDDETARAKVDELLKGACLREPEDPVLARAASEHFRTTGRLPEAIEMLAKHVEAVPSSLALRTRLGILQLAAERDKEGEQTLLDVVAIDNNQGLAHQSLAKLYRKQDRAAEAREHGAQALKVKGGDVAQFTELADEFLNADLPRDARLLLEKAMFYHPSDAEVAVKLAVASRRDPESREKSSRLFREAESLSGEKGPATDPVFLTEFAECLLESKQTKAAEDRLRTAIRTYPPDKKKETATALRRLAAIWQGEKRNEEGAKALLQRADGLDPR from the coding sequence ATGAAATCCGCCTTACCGATCTGGCTTGTTGTGATGTCGCCCTTGGCGGCGTCGCCGCAGCTTGATTTCGCGCTGGGGATCCTGGCCGAGCAGCGTGGAGACGGAAAGGCGGCGGCGGAAGCGATCGAGAAGGCACGCGCTGCCGATCCGGCCGCGTATCCGCTGGTGACCCGCGTGGCGGAACAGCATCGCGCGAATGGCGATATCGAGGGTGCCTCCACGCTTTATCGCGAGTTTGCCGCCGGCCAGCCGCAGCGGCTGGATGCGCAGTTCGCCTACGCCGATTTCCTGCGCGAGGCTTCGCCGGACGATGACTTCGCCGGGAAGATGGCGCGGGAGACCTTGGAAAAGGCGCTCGCCCGGTTTCCCGGCCAGCTTTCGATCCAGCGGCGGTTGTTCCGCATCTACGAGTCGCTGGATCAGCGCGACCGCTCGACGGCCATTTTTGAGTCGATCGCTTCATCACAGCCGGGACCGTCGGAGGTGCTGGCAGCGGTGGACATGGCCCGGACGCTTTTTCCCAAGGACGATGAGACGGCTCGTGCCAAGGTCGATGAATTGCTGAAGGGCGCTTGCCTGCGTGAGCCGGAGGACCCGGTGTTGGCGCGTGCGGCTAGCGAGCATTTCCGCACGACCGGCCGGCTGCCGGAGGCGATCGAAATGCTGGCGAAGCACGTGGAGGCGGTGCCGTCGTCGCTCGCACTGCGGACGCGGCTCGGCATCCTGCAACTCGCTGCTGAACGGGACAAGGAAGGCGAGCAAACGCTGCTCGATGTGGTCGCCATCGATAACAACCAAGGGCTCGCGCACCAGTCGCTGGCCAAGCTCTACCGGAAACAGGATCGCGCTGCGGAAGCCCGCGAGCACGGTGCCCAAGCGCTCAAGGTGAAGGGCGGTGACGTGGCCCAGTTCACCGAGCTGGCGGATGAATTTCTCAACGCGGATTTGCCCCGCGACGCGCGCCTGCTCCTGGAGAAGGCGATGTTTTACCATCCCTCCGACGCGGAGGTGGCGGTGAAGCTGGCGGTGGCGAGTCGCCGCGATCCGGAATCGCGAGAGAAGTCATCGCGGCTCTTCCGCGAGGCGGAGAGTCTTTCCGGGGAAAAGGGCCCGGCGACGGATCCCGTCTTCCTCACCGAGTTCGCCGAGTGCCTGCTGGAAAGCAAGCAGACCAAGGCGGCCGAAGACCGCCTGCGGACGGCAATCCGCACCTATCCGCCCGACAAGAAAAAGGAAACCGCCACCGCGCTGCGCCGTCTCGCGGCCATCTGGCAGGGCGAAAAACGCAACGAGGAAGGTGCCAAGGCCCTGCTCCAGCGGGCGGACGGTCTCGATCCTCGTTAG
- a CDS encoding sulfatase-like hydrolase/transferase produces MAVLLGSLPAAEKPNVLFLFGDDLTWKGVHALGHEDIDTPNLDRLAARGTTFTHVYNPGGWHGAICVASRTMLMTGKQLWRARDAEPKLNQDYVAANKLWPQRLAAQGYRTCFSGKWHIEADHKKVFAEIRHFRPGGMAPDGKNAYFRPVEGKPDTWSASDPEEGGFWTGGEHWSAVVADDFAEFVGEKDERPWFMYLAFNAPHDPRQSPGEVLDRYPMSRVKVPANFLPLYPYREAMGAAKGLRDENLAPFPRTPFAVQTHRREYYAAITYLDAQIGRILDTLEKSPAAANTYVFFTADHGLSCGEHGLLGKQNLYDASVRVPFLVVGPGVPAGKKIDAPVYLQDAMPTVLKLAGAPVEADINFQDLRPHWEDKGTARDAVIGAYMDLQRMIERDGKKLILYPKAKVARVFDLKADPDEMEDLFATPEGKALAVPLFQRLLEIQRESGDPLDLTKDFPELAAGGSGEKSR; encoded by the coding sequence ATGGCGGTGCTTCTGGGGAGCTTGCCGGCGGCGGAGAAACCCAATGTGCTGTTCCTGTTCGGCGACGACCTGACGTGGAAAGGGGTCCACGCGCTGGGTCACGAGGACATCGACACGCCGAACTTGGACCGGCTTGCGGCACGCGGGACGACCTTCACCCATGTCTATAATCCCGGCGGCTGGCACGGAGCGATCTGCGTGGCGAGCCGGACCATGCTAATGACCGGCAAGCAGCTCTGGCGGGCGCGCGATGCGGAGCCGAAGCTGAATCAAGACTACGTGGCCGCCAACAAGCTGTGGCCGCAGCGGCTGGCGGCGCAGGGATATCGCACCTGCTTTTCCGGGAAGTGGCACATTGAGGCGGATCACAAGAAGGTCTTCGCAGAGATCCGGCACTTCCGGCCTGGCGGGATGGCCCCGGACGGGAAGAATGCCTATTTCCGCCCGGTCGAGGGAAAGCCGGACACGTGGAGTGCGAGCGATCCGGAGGAAGGTGGCTTCTGGACCGGCGGTGAGCACTGGAGTGCGGTGGTAGCGGATGATTTCGCGGAATTTGTGGGGGAAAAGGATGAGCGGCCGTGGTTCATGTATCTGGCCTTCAATGCCCCGCACGATCCCCGGCAGTCGCCCGGCGAGGTGCTGGATCGCTATCCGATGTCGCGGGTGAAAGTGCCGGCGAATTTCCTGCCGCTCTATCCCTACCGCGAGGCAATGGGCGCTGCGAAGGGACTGCGGGATGAGAACCTCGCGCCCTTCCCGCGTACGCCGTTCGCGGTGCAGACGCATCGCCGTGAGTATTACGCGGCGATCACGTATCTGGATGCCCAGATCGGCCGCATTCTCGACACGCTGGAGAAAAGCCCGGCGGCGGCGAATACCTACGTCTTCTTCACTGCGGACCACGGCCTTTCCTGCGGCGAGCACGGGCTGCTGGGGAAACAGAACCTCTATGACGCCAGCGTGCGGGTGCCGTTCCTCGTGGTCGGTCCCGGCGTGCCGGCGGGCAAGAAGATCGACGCTCCGGTTTATCTCCAGGACGCGATGCCGACCGTGCTGAAGCTCGCCGGCGCACCCGTGGAAGCGGACATCAATTTCCAAGACCTGCGCCCGCACTGGGAAGACAAGGGGACGGCGCGTGATGCAGTGATCGGCGCGTATATGGATCTCCAGCGGATGATCGAGCGGGACGGCAAGAAGCTGATCCTCTATCCGAAGGCCAAGGTCGCACGGGTCTTCGACCTCAAGGCGGATCCGGATGAAATGGAGGACCTGTTCGCCACGCCTGAGGGCAAGGCGCTTGCGGTGCCGCTTTTCCAGCGGCTGCTGGAGATCCAGCGGGAAAGCGGCGATCCGCTCGATCTAACGAAGGATTTCCCTGAACTCGCGGCCGGAGGAAGTGGCGAAAAATCCCGTTAA
- a CDS encoding M42 family metallopeptidase — protein MAIDVALLSRICEAPGAPGFEKLIRELVLKEIKGLADEIRIDNMGNVVALKKGRSSAKRSMAAAHMDEIGFIVTHVDDKGFIRFNPLGGFDAKALTSQRVIVHGKKDLLGVMGAKPTHIMQPEDRNKPAKITDYFIDTGLPKKEVAKYVEVGNPVTRWSPLLEMGECVNVKSLDNRVCVFLLIEALRALVKSRKKPAYDFYAVFTVQEEVGLRGANVSALEIKPDFGFGLDTTIAYDVPGSTPQERCTALGEGAGIKIMDSSVICDYRMVAYMKQTADKHKIQWQPEILAAGGTDTAGLQRMVPGGSIAGAVSVPTRHIHQTIEMVNKKDLQASIDLLVACVCELDKGDWSF, from the coding sequence ATGGCCATTGATGTCGCGCTCCTTTCCCGTATCTGTGAAGCCCCCGGCGCGCCGGGATTCGAAAAGCTGATCCGCGAGCTGGTGCTCAAGGAAATCAAGGGTCTCGCCGATGAGATCCGCATCGATAACATGGGCAACGTGGTCGCCTTGAAGAAGGGCCGATCCTCTGCCAAGCGCTCGATGGCTGCGGCTCACATGGACGAGATCGGCTTCATTGTCACCCACGTCGATGACAAGGGCTTCATCCGCTTCAATCCGCTCGGTGGCTTCGATGCGAAGGCGCTGACCTCACAGCGCGTGATCGTCCACGGCAAGAAGGACCTCCTCGGCGTGATGGGCGCGAAGCCAACGCACATCATGCAGCCGGAAGACCGCAACAAGCCGGCGAAGATCACCGACTACTTCATCGACACCGGCCTGCCGAAGAAGGAAGTCGCGAAGTATGTGGAAGTGGGCAATCCGGTCACGCGCTGGAGCCCGTTGTTGGAGATGGGCGAATGTGTGAATGTGAAGTCACTGGATAACCGCGTGTGCGTCTTCCTGCTGATCGAGGCACTGCGAGCGCTGGTGAAGTCGCGCAAGAAACCAGCCTACGATTTCTACGCCGTGTTCACTGTGCAGGAAGAAGTCGGCCTGCGTGGCGCGAATGTCTCCGCGCTGGAGATTAAGCCGGACTTCGGTTTCGGGCTCGATACGACGATTGCGTATGATGTTCCCGGCTCGACGCCGCAGGAACGTTGCACGGCGCTCGGCGAAGGCGCGGGCATCAAGATCATGGATAGCTCGGTGATCTGTGACTATCGCATGGTGGCCTACATGAAGCAGACTGCCGACAAGCACAAGATCCAGTGGCAGCCGGAGATTCTCGCCGCGGGCGGCACGGACACCGCCGGTCTGCAGCGCATGGTGCCCGGTGGTTCGATCGCCGGTGCCGTTTCGGTGCCGACGCGGCACATCCACCAGACGATCGAGATGGTGAACAAGAAGGACCTGCAGGCGTCGATCGACCTGTTGGTCGCTTGTGTGTGTGAGCTGGACAAGGGCGACTGGAGTTTCTGA
- a CDS encoding SDR family NAD(P)-dependent oxidoreductase: MPASHQPFRLDGRVAWVTGSSRGLGRVIAETLAAAGAKTVVNCFASRDQGEAVVAGILAAGGEAMLVAGDAMNETEIDRMAGEIESEFGPVDIVVANATPFQPMKELEDYTWEEHQSMVDAFIKSPFLLAKRLLPSMKDRRTGRIINITSEVFHAGMPKFSAYVAAKGGQIGWSRSMANELAPHGITVNTVAPGWIPVERHDDVPESDKAGYLATVPMERWGKPSDIAHAVTFFASEEASFLTGQTLVVNGGRTLW; encoded by the coding sequence ATGCCCGCCTCCCACCAGCCATTTCGCCTCGACGGTCGCGTCGCCTGGGTCACCGGATCCAGCCGCGGCCTCGGACGTGTGATTGCCGAGACTCTCGCCGCTGCCGGTGCCAAGACCGTCGTCAATTGCTTCGCCAGCCGCGACCAAGGCGAGGCCGTGGTGGCCGGCATCCTCGCCGCGGGTGGCGAGGCAATGCTCGTGGCGGGCGATGCCATGAACGAAACTGAGATCGACCGCATGGCCGGAGAGATCGAAAGCGAGTTCGGACCGGTCGACATCGTGGTCGCCAATGCCACGCCCTTCCAGCCCATGAAGGAACTGGAAGACTACACCTGGGAGGAACACCAATCGATGGTGGACGCCTTCATCAAGAGCCCCTTCTTGCTCGCCAAGAGGCTGCTGCCCTCGATGAAGGACCGCCGCACCGGCCGCATCATCAACATCACCAGCGAGGTCTTCCACGCCGGCATGCCGAAATTCAGCGCCTACGTCGCGGCCAAGGGCGGCCAGATTGGCTGGAGCCGCTCGATGGCCAACGAACTCGCGCCGCACGGCATCACCGTGAACACCGTCGCCCCCGGCTGGATCCCCGTGGAGCGCCACGACGACGTGCCGGAAAGCGACAAGGCCGGCTACCTCGCCACCGTCCCGATGGAACGCTGGGGAAAGCCCTCGGACATCGCCCACGCGGTCACCTTTTTCGCCTCCGAGGAAGCCTCTTTCCTCACCGGTCAGACGCTCGTCGTGAACGGCGGACGCACGCTCTGGTGA
- the mutS gene encoding DNA mismatch repair protein MutS yields the protein MSAPTLTPMMAQYQAMRRSLPDDVLLLYRLGDFYEMFFDDAKTAAPILNVALTKRNAIPMCGVPYHAADAYIAKLVRAGKRVAIAEQTSEPSPGKIVQREIARIISAGSIIESHLLDDQRPNYLAAVFHLGKSRGLACVDHSTGEFTVAEFSDQAQLDDELARLTPSELLISDEQLSGFGHLHAAQPYDGYAFLPDPARQMLCDHFGVHSLDGFGCADALSAVAAAGAILHYLVHQLRRPCDHLRSLRMRENAHHVLIDAASQRNLDLIDSRSGKKHTLLGVLDRTKTPMGARLLRDWILHPLRDRDALAKRHDFIEALLAQPFILSKCRESLQGIRDIERTVGRLSQGAGNGRDLQALAVSLGHIPALQEDLGCLGVPHAEGLRAFPDLVNHLEASLAEEPPANLKDGGMIRDGHSPELDELRSLSRDGKSWIAKLQEDERKRTGIDSLKVKFNNVFGYFIEITSSKLAKVPDDYTRKQTMANCERYITPALKEMENKVLGAEERAKQLEYELFLQLRLEVCKELEALQRTAAAIAEIDVLCGLAETAQTHGHVRPILEDSRNLVITDGRHPVLEQTLVEEKFVPNDSNFDPAESLLQILTGPNMAGKSTYIRQVALITLMAQTGAFVPAESALVGMVDRIFCRVGASDDLSRGQSTFMVEMNETALILNHATDRSLVILDEIGRGTATFDGLSIAWAVAEHLHDVVGCRTLFATHYHELTDLANTRPAVANFNVAVREWNDEIIFLRKILPGAADKSYGIQVARLAGLPKPIIERAKSILSHLELNSAKPDAKKQGPKAKNMKQDEMPVANAPQLDLFGEF from the coding sequence ATGTCAGCTCCGACGCTCACTCCGATGATGGCGCAGTACCAAGCGATGCGCCGCTCGCTGCCCGACGACGTGCTGCTGCTCTACCGGCTGGGCGACTTCTACGAGATGTTCTTCGACGACGCGAAGACCGCCGCGCCGATCCTCAATGTGGCCCTGACCAAGCGCAACGCGATCCCGATGTGCGGGGTGCCGTATCACGCTGCCGACGCCTACATCGCGAAGCTGGTGAGGGCGGGTAAGCGGGTGGCGATCGCCGAGCAGACGAGCGAGCCGTCTCCGGGGAAAATCGTCCAGCGCGAGATCGCGCGGATCATTTCCGCGGGCTCGATCATTGAGAGCCACCTGCTGGACGACCAGCGGCCGAATTATCTCGCTGCCGTTTTCCATCTGGGGAAATCGCGGGGGCTCGCGTGTGTGGATCACTCGACGGGCGAGTTCACCGTGGCGGAGTTTTCCGACCAGGCGCAGCTGGATGACGAGCTGGCTCGCCTCACGCCGTCCGAGCTGTTGATTTCGGACGAGCAGCTTTCGGGCTTCGGCCATCTTCATGCCGCGCAGCCGTATGATGGCTACGCGTTCCTGCCGGATCCCGCGCGGCAGATGTTGTGCGATCATTTCGGGGTGCATTCGCTGGATGGCTTTGGCTGTGCCGATGCTCTCTCGGCGGTGGCGGCTGCGGGTGCGATCCTGCATTACCTGGTGCATCAGCTTCGCCGGCCTTGCGATCACCTGCGGTCGTTGCGGATGCGGGAGAATGCCCATCACGTGCTGATCGATGCGGCTTCGCAGCGGAATCTCGATCTGATCGATTCGCGTTCGGGGAAGAAGCACACGTTGCTGGGTGTGCTGGATCGTACGAAGACGCCGATGGGCGCGCGGTTGCTGCGGGATTGGATCCTTCATCCGCTGCGTGATCGCGATGCCCTGGCCAAGCGCCATGATTTCATCGAGGCGTTGTTAGCGCAGCCGTTCATCCTGTCGAAGTGCCGCGAATCGCTGCAAGGGATCCGCGACATCGAGCGGACGGTGGGACGTCTTTCCCAAGGTGCTGGCAATGGTCGCGATCTCCAGGCGCTGGCGGTTTCACTCGGGCACATTCCGGCGCTTCAGGAGGATCTCGGCTGTCTTGGCGTTCCCCACGCGGAGGGACTGCGAGCCTTTCCCGATCTGGTCAATCACTTGGAGGCGTCGCTCGCCGAAGAGCCGCCGGCGAATCTGAAGGATGGCGGGATGATCCGTGATGGTCATTCGCCGGAGCTGGATGAACTCCGCTCGCTTTCGCGCGATGGCAAGTCGTGGATCGCCAAGCTCCAGGAGGACGAGCGCAAGCGCACGGGCATCGACTCGCTTAAGGTGAAGTTCAACAACGTCTTCGGCTACTTCATCGAGATCACCTCGTCGAAGCTGGCCAAGGTGCCGGACGACTACACCCGCAAGCAGACGATGGCGAACTGTGAGCGCTATATCACGCCGGCGCTCAAGGAGATGGAGAACAAGGTGCTGGGTGCCGAGGAGCGCGCGAAGCAGCTGGAGTATGAGCTCTTCCTCCAGCTTCGCCTGGAGGTCTGCAAGGAACTCGAAGCGCTCCAGCGCACGGCGGCTGCGATTGCGGAGATCGACGTGCTTTGTGGTCTCGCGGAAACGGCGCAAACTCATGGTCACGTGAGGCCGATCCTTGAGGATTCGCGCAATCTGGTGATCACCGATGGCCGCCATCCGGTGCTGGAACAGACGCTGGTCGAGGAGAAGTTCGTCCCGAATGACAGCAACTTCGATCCCGCCGAATCGCTGTTGCAGATTCTAACAGGTCCGAACATGGCGGGCAAGTCGACCTACATCCGGCAGGTCGCCTTGATCACGCTGATGGCGCAGACGGGGGCTTTCGTTCCAGCCGAGAGCGCGCTGGTCGGCATGGTGGACCGGATCTTCTGCCGCGTCGGTGCGTCCGACGATCTCTCGCGCGGGCAATCGACCTTCATGGTCGAGATGAACGAGACTGCCTTGATCTTGAATCATGCGACCGATCGTTCGCTGGTGATCCTGGATGAGATCGGGCGTGGGACGGCGACCTTCGACGGCCTCTCCATCGCGTGGGCGGTGGCGGAGCACCTGCATGATGTGGTCGGGTGCCGGACGCTGTTCGCGACGCATTACCACGAACTCACGGATCTCGCGAACACGCGGCCTGCGGTGGCGAATTTCAACGTGGCGGTGAGGGAGTGGAATGATGAGATCATCTTCCTGCGGAAGATTCTTCCGGGCGCTGCGGACAAGAGTTACGGGATTCAGGTGGCAAGGCTCGCCGGCTTGCCGAAGCCGATCATCGAGCGCGCGAAGTCGATTCTCTCGCACCTGGAGCTCAATTCGGCGAAGCCGGATGCGAAGAAGCAGGGGCCGAAGGCGAAGAATATGAAGCAGGATGAGATGCCGGTGGCGAATGCGCCGCAGCTGGATCTTTTCGGGGAATTCTAG
- a CDS encoding histidinol-phosphatase, translated as MTSIPAPLLYESHCHTPLCKHAHGTPQEFAAVALERNFKGITFTCHCPLPDGNSAHVRMSPEQYPEYLDLIASARAAYEGKVDVRTGIESDYFPGVEPWLEKLHARAPLSHILGSVHYQLAPYRKAYFRNDVPAYQRLYFEHLAMSAETGLFDTLAHPDLIKNESPAEWDFARLREDICRSLDRIAATGVAMELNTSGKLKSLSEMNPSLPQLILMRERGIPVVIGADAHLAERVGDGYREALGLLLEAGYSEVSYFIDRKRQNVPIGDALASLAPRAAAVGVP; from the coding sequence GTGACCTCGATTCCCGCGCCCCTGCTCTACGAATCCCACTGCCACACCCCGCTCTGCAAGCACGCCCACGGGACCCCGCAGGAATTCGCCGCGGTCGCCTTGGAGCGGAATTTCAAGGGCATCACCTTCACCTGCCACTGCCCGCTTCCCGACGGGAATTCCGCCCACGTGCGGATGTCCCCCGAGCAGTATCCCGAATATCTGGACCTGATCGCGTCCGCCCGCGCTGCCTACGAGGGCAAAGTGGACGTCCGCACCGGCATCGAAAGCGACTACTTCCCCGGCGTGGAGCCATGGCTGGAAAAACTCCACGCCCGCGCCCCGCTCAGCCACATCCTCGGCTCCGTCCACTACCAGCTCGCCCCCTACCGGAAAGCCTACTTCCGCAACGACGTGCCGGCCTACCAGCGCCTCTACTTCGAGCACTTGGCCATGTCCGCGGAGACCGGCCTCTTCGACACCTTGGCGCACCCCGACCTCATCAAAAACGAGTCCCCCGCCGAGTGGGACTTCGCCCGCCTGCGCGAGGACATCTGCCGCTCGCTCGACCGCATCGCCGCCACCGGAGTGGCCATGGAGCTGAACACCAGCGGAAAGCTCAAAAGCCTCTCCGAAATGAATCCCTCCCTGCCCCAGCTCATCCTCATGCGCGAGCGCGGCATCCCGGTCGTCATCGGCGCCGACGCCCACCTCGCGGAAAGGGTCGGCGATGGCTACCGCGAGGCGCTCGGGCTGCTCCTGGAAGCAGGCTACTCCGAGGTCAGCTATTTCATCGACCGCAAGCGCCAGAACGTGCCGATCGGTGACGCCCTGGCCTCGCTCGCACCGCGGGCCGCCGCCGTGGGAGTCCCTTGA
- the cysW gene encoding sulfate ABC transporter permease subunit CysW, giving the protein MAYRSVTTESAPVRWLLIGVAFVILSLFLLLPLAAVFIEAFRRGADVLVKALTDDAALSAIKLTLIAAFIAVPLNTVFGVSAAWLITKFRFKGRSFLLALIDLPFAVSPVIAGLVFVLMFGARGWFGPFLQENDIQIIFALPGIVLATVFVTFPFVARELIPLMESQGSDQEEAAVTLGATGWQIFRRVTVPNIKWGLLYGVLLCNARAMGEFGAVSVVSGHIRGKTNTLPLHVEVLYNEYHFSAAFACAALLALLALLTLGLKTAVEHFTGHSAKGRH; this is encoded by the coding sequence ATGGCCTATCGTTCCGTCACCACTGAATCTGCCCCGGTCCGCTGGCTGCTCATCGGCGTCGCCTTCGTCATCCTCTCGCTGTTCCTGCTGCTGCCGCTGGCCGCGGTGTTCATCGAGGCCTTCCGCCGTGGCGCGGATGTGCTTGTGAAAGCGCTCACCGACGATGCCGCGCTGTCCGCCATCAAGCTCACGCTGATTGCGGCCTTCATCGCCGTGCCGCTCAATACGGTTTTCGGTGTATCCGCTGCATGGCTGATTACCAAATTCCGCTTCAAGGGCCGCTCGTTCCTGCTCGCGCTGATCGATTTGCCGTTCGCGGTGTCGCCGGTCATCGCGGGTCTTGTGTTCGTGCTGATGTTCGGCGCGCGCGGTTGGTTCGGGCCGTTCCTCCAGGAGAACGACATCCAGATCATCTTCGCCCTGCCGGGCATCGTGCTCGCCACGGTGTTCGTCACCTTTCCCTTCGTCGCCCGCGAGTTGATCCCGCTGATGGAAAGCCAGGGCAGCGATCAGGAAGAAGCCGCGGTTACGCTTGGTGCGACCGGTTGGCAGATCTTCCGTCGCGTGACCGTGCCCAATATCAAGTGGGGTCTGCTCTATGGTGTGCTGCTTTGCAACGCACGCGCCATGGGTGAATTCGGCGCGGTCTCGGTTGTCTCCGGCCACATCCGCGGCAAGACCAACACGCTGCCGCTGCACGTGGAGGTGCTCTACAATGAGTATCACTTCAGCGCCGCCTTCGCCTGTGCCGCGTTGCTGGCGTTGCTCGCCCTCCTCACGCTGGGCCTGAAAACCGCCGTCGAACATTTCACCGGTCACTCCGCCAAAGGCAGGCACTGA
- a CDS encoding HU family DNA-binding protein — protein sequence MAKKQAPIKDKYSKTQILDQIAAETGLTRKQVGSVIDGLGAIIGGHLDKRGVGEFVLPGLLKISTVKKPAVKARKGINPFTKEEVMFKAKPASTAVKVRPLKALKDMVL from the coding sequence ATGGCTAAGAAGCAAGCTCCCATCAAAGACAAGTACTCGAAGACGCAAATCCTCGATCAGATCGCTGCTGAAACCGGTCTCACCCGCAAGCAAGTGGGTTCGGTGATCGACGGTCTCGGTGCCATCATCGGTGGCCACCTCGACAAGCGCGGCGTGGGTGAGTTCGTCCTTCCCGGCCTGCTGAAGATCTCGACGGTCAAGAAGCCTGCCGTGAAGGCTCGCAAGGGCATCAATCCTTTCACCAAGGAAGAAGTCATGTTCAAGGCCAAGCCTGCTTCCACCGCCGTCAAGGTGCGCCCGCTCAAGGCGCTCAAGGACATGGTGCTCTGA
- a CDS encoding sulfate/molybdate ABC transporter ATP-binding protein, with translation MSVSIQSIHKTFGSYTALDDVSLEIPDGSLTALLGPSGSGKTTLLRIVAGLEYADAGSGRVLFHGEDVTDVPAGKRGVGFVFQHYALFKHMTVADNIAFGLTVLPGSKRPAKSEIDSRVKELLHLVKLDGLDKRRPHELSGGQRQRVALARALAIRPKVLLLDEPFGALDAQVRKDLRRWLRQFHDEIGLTTLFVTHDQEEALELADQVVVMRNARIEQTGVPQGIYDEPRTSFVYEFLGEVNKLDDGRYVRPHEIELKFAAEEGVSVAGRVSHLFVAGPFARLSVVPESGSRREIEVWATREQVDEMALENGDIVGLRFPEPKPSAKAQKADPTTHSP, from the coding sequence ATGTCCGTCTCGATCCAGTCCATCCACAAGACTTTCGGTAGCTACACGGCGCTCGATGATGTCTCGCTCGAAATTCCTGACGGCTCGTTGACGGCCCTGTTAGGCCCTTCGGGTTCGGGCAAGACGACCTTGCTGCGCATCGTTGCGGGACTTGAATACGCCGACGCTGGCAGCGGTCGCGTGCTCTTCCACGGCGAGGACGTGACGGACGTGCCAGCGGGCAAGCGCGGCGTCGGTTTTGTCTTCCAGCACTACGCGCTCTTCAAGCACATGACCGTGGCGGACAATATCGCTTTCGGCCTCACCGTGCTGCCCGGATCGAAGCGTCCCGCGAAGAGCGAGATCGATTCGCGGGTGAAGGAACTGCTTCACCTCGTGAAGCTCGATGGTCTCGACAAGCGTCGCCCGCACGAGCTCTCCGGTGGTCAACGCCAACGCGTCGCGCTTGCCCGTGCATTGGCCATCCGGCCGAAGGTGCTATTGCTTGATGAGCCCTTCGGCGCGCTTGATGCCCAGGTGCGCAAGGATCTGCGCCGCTGGCTGCGCCAGTTCCACGATGAAATCGGACTGACGACGCTGTTTGTCACCCACGACCAGGAAGAAGCGCTGGAACTCGCCGACCAGGTCGTGGTCATGCGGAACGCCCGTATCGAACAGACCGGCGTGCCGCAGGGGATCTACGATGAACCTCGTACCTCTTTCGTCTATGAGTTTCTAGGCGAGGTGAACAAGCTCGATGACGGTCGCTATGTCCGCCCGCACGAGATCGAGCTGAAGTTCGCCGCCGAAGAGGGCGTGAGCGTGGCCGGCCGGGTCAGCCATCTTTTCGTCGCCGGTCCCTTCGCCCGGCTGAGTGTGGTGCCCGAGAGCGGCAGTCGCCGTGAGATCGAAGTCTGGGCGACCCGCGAGCAGGTCGATGAGATGGCCTTGGAGAACGGCGACATCGTCGGCCTGCGTTTCCCGGAGCCGAAGCCTTCGGCCAAGGCTCAGAAGGCAGATCCGACCACTCATTCGCCGTGA